The following proteins are co-located in the Acidobacteriota bacterium genome:
- a CDS encoding transcriptional repressor codes for MAKPSVRPRPCVDPDCRGRHSPRERVALAVSICEGRGVRMTALRRRILELLWASGRPTGAYELIKAVTPRDSRPVGPPTVYRVLEFLMAQGLVSRIESLNAYVPCVHPERDHDCLFFICSRCRSSVELEDPRIGGLLAEDAAVLGFVATRRTVEVEGMCARCAESRRRRRK; via the coding sequence ATGGCGAAACCGTCGGTCCGACCCCGGCCCTGCGTTGATCCGGATTGCCGCGGGCGGCACTCGCCACGCGAACGGGTCGCGCTCGCGGTATCGATTTGCGAGGGGCGCGGCGTGCGGATGACAGCGCTGCGGAGGCGTATACTGGAACTGCTTTGGGCGAGCGGTCGGCCGACGGGCGCCTACGAATTGATCAAAGCGGTCACGCCCAGAGATTCGCGTCCGGTCGGACCGCCGACCGTGTATCGGGTGCTGGAGTTCCTGATGGCGCAGGGCCTCGTTTCCAGGATCGAGAGCCTGAACGCCTACGTCCCGTGCGTGCATCCCGAGCGCGACCACGACTGCCTGTTCTTCATTTGCAGCCGCTGCCGGTCGTCGGTCGAGCTTGAGGATCCGCGGATCGGAGGACTGCTCGCCGAGGATGCCGCCGTCCTCGGGTTTGTCGCGACACGTCGCACGGTCGAGGTCGAGGGCATGTGTGCACGGTGCGCAGAGTCGCGTCGGCGTAGGCGGAAATGA
- a CDS encoding lipocalin-like domain-containing protein encodes MREAVMRGKRLALALAVFVGLPFALAGCAGEAPEVSTEDASVETVLDASARDPIVGTYQLVGRNVKDENGAWVPTDDFNSLGYITYSDRGYMAVNVMPRDREPFADASEPTAEEVHAALQGYTGYYGPFSVEEDEDGGYLIHHRIGQINPGGEVDAKRYYDLDGDRLILTPASDTGMKRDATRQVVWERLPDAELSEEARRFVGFRQLLYTDRYTVQDGVPVESGERNTDRAGSYIIYTPTGHMLVHLMAREGRVPYAGDTPTPEESLAAYRTYGGYFGRFTVHEAADPQYVVHHQEGRIRPFSEVTDAERLYQLDGDVLRLGGRPRANEDGEMAGGHLYWELLPHRPE; translated from the coding sequence ATGAGGGAGGCTGTGATGCGCGGAAAGAGACTCGCCCTCGCCCTTGCGGTGTTCGTCGGTCTGCCCTTTGCCCTCGCCGGCTGCGCCGGGGAAGCGCCGGAAGTGTCGACGGAGGACGCGTCCGTCGAGACGGTGCTCGATGCGAGCGCGCGCGATCCGATCGTCGGCACGTACCAACTCGTCGGACGGAACGTCAAGGACGAGAACGGCGCCTGGGTGCCGACCGACGACTTCAATTCCCTCGGCTACATTACCTACAGCGACCGCGGCTACATGGCCGTGAACGTCATGCCGCGCGACCGCGAGCCGTTCGCCGACGCCAGCGAGCCGACGGCGGAGGAGGTGCACGCTGCGCTTCAGGGCTATACCGGGTACTACGGCCCTTTCTCCGTCGAAGAGGATGAGGACGGCGGCTACCTGATCCACCATCGGATCGGGCAGATCAACCCGGGTGGCGAGGTGGACGCGAAGCGCTACTACGACCTCGACGGCGACCGGCTAATCCTCACCCCCGCGTCCGACACCGGGATGAAGCGAGACGCCACGCGGCAGGTCGTCTGGGAGCGGCTGCCCGACGCGGAGCTGTCGGAGGAAGCGCGACGCTTCGTAGGTTTCCGTCAACTCCTCTACACCGACCGCTACACGGTGCAGGACGGCGTGCCCGTCGAGAGCGGGGAGCGGAACACGGACCGCGCCGGCTCGTACATCATCTACACGCCGACCGGCCATATGCTGGTCCACCTGATGGCCCGTGAAGGACGCGTGCCGTATGCCGGCGACACGCCCACACCGGAGGAATCCCTGGCGGCGTACCGGACCTACGGCGGGTACTTCGGCCGCTTCACCGTGCACGAGGCCGCGGATCCGCAGTACGTCGTCCACCACCAGGAGGGTCGGATTCGGCCCTTCAGCGAGGTGACGGACGCGGAACGCCTCTACCAGCTTGACGGCGACGTCCTGCGGCTCGGAGGCCGGCCCCGCGCGAACGAGGACGGCGAGATGGCCGGCGGGCACCTCTACTGGGAGCTGCTGCCGCACCGGCCGGAGTAG
- a CDS encoding DUF3891 family protein has product MTARPSPLSWRSSYRLCSSTSCVLQYGHQSAERLNTSISPPGPINDRRSRAAPFWSTSEKDGTTSPTCGPNWSTSGNACAAAVEAIANPSSNVNVSMRASFIMNSPLVRLPSGDQRAPVRCPSYAAMLNDVIVRPDGDCLLLVTQPDHAALSGCIMTAWRGDDLPASPRRETVLLATREHDNGWREVDAYPDLDPGSRRPHHFMTAPDATKQGIWPRGVRRIEPEDPDAAALVAQHALALLEVHPLPGWERFRSAMTVERDRLLRAGAYDNDLDGLLADYRFVFLGDVISLVFCCEWSETYRYAGYTVTRDGTTVQVQPDPFEGRPVELAVPARQLPARSFASNDDLHAAYDAAPRIVLRGTACGIESRDPMPGC; this is encoded by the coding sequence ATGACGGCGAGGCCGAGCCCGCTGTCCTGGAGGTCGTCATACCGGCTCTGCAGCTCCACGAGCTGCGTCTTGCAGTACGGTCACCAGTCTGCCGAGCGGCTGAACACGAGCATCAGTCCGCCGGGTCCCATCAACGACCGCAGGTCGCGCGCCGCACCGTTCTGGTCGACGAGCGAGAAGGACGGCACGACCTCGCCGACCTGCGGACCGAACTGGTCGACGTCCGGCAATGCCTGCGCCGCCGCGGTTGAGGCTATCGCGAATCCGAGCAGCAATGTCAACGTCAGTATGCGCGCAAGCTTCATCATGAATTCTCCGCTGGTTCGTTTACCCTCCGGGGACCAACGCGCCCCGGTACGTTGTCCATCATACGCGGCTATGCTCAACGACGTGATTGTCCGACCCGACGGCGACTGTCTGCTTCTCGTCACCCAGCCGGATCACGCCGCCCTGTCGGGGTGCATCATGACCGCTTGGCGCGGGGACGACCTTCCGGCGAGCCCGAGGCGCGAGACCGTGCTGCTTGCGACGCGCGAGCACGACAACGGCTGGCGAGAAGTGGACGCGTACCCGGATCTCGACCCGGGCAGCCGACGCCCGCACCACTTCATGACGGCGCCGGACGCGACGAAGCAGGGTATCTGGCCGCGCGGCGTACGCCGGATCGAGCCGGAAGATCCTGACGCGGCGGCCCTCGTGGCGCAGCACGCCCTCGCTCTGCTGGAGGTGCATCCGCTACCGGGCTGGGAACGCTTCCGCTCCGCCATGACCGTGGAGCGTGACCGGCTCCTCCGCGCCGGCGCCTACGACAATGACCTCGATGGACTGCTGGCGGACTACCGCTTCGTCTTTCTGGGCGACGTGATCTCGCTGGTCTTCTGCTGCGAATGGTCGGAGACGTATCGCTACGCGGGTTACACGGTCACTCGCGACGGAACGACGGTACAGGTGCAACCGGACCCGTTCGAGGGCCGTCCGGTCGAGTTGGCGGTTCCGGCCCGCCAACTTCCGGCGCGCTCTTTCGCGTCGAA
- a CDS encoding peroxiredoxin family protein, with protein MELQSRYDDLQDSGLGLAVITYDPATTLSQFADARGITFPLLSDTGSATIREYELLNEEMNPDRAPEERRELMQRLYGIPYPGTFILDPDGRVTARFFEAAYQERSTVSSIAVRLGGAAAGAAPDATRIETEHLEAIVWATDDVVAPGNRLSLVVDVTPKPDMHVYAPGDHAYRVVRLRMTGPDFLQSHDVTYPPSGMYHFEPLDETVPVYEETFRLVHDVTIPMRPDIAEMASEPGSTVRIEAVLEYQACDHEICYLPQALPLSWDLSWRALIRD; from the coding sequence GTGGAGCTGCAGAGCCGGTATGACGACCTCCAGGACAGCGGGCTCGGCCTCGCCGTCATCACGTACGACCCCGCCACGACCCTCTCGCAGTTCGCCGACGCGCGCGGGATCACGTTTCCGCTCCTTTCCGACACAGGCTCCGCGACGATTCGGGAGTACGAACTGCTGAACGAAGAGATGAACCCGGACCGTGCGCCCGAGGAGCGCCGGGAGCTGATGCAGCGCCTGTACGGAATCCCTTACCCGGGAACGTTCATCCTCGATCCGGACGGGCGCGTGACGGCACGTTTCTTCGAGGCGGCGTACCAAGAGCGCTCCACGGTATCCAGCATCGCGGTCCGTCTGGGGGGCGCCGCGGCAGGCGCGGCGCCGGACGCGACGCGTATCGAGACCGAGCATCTCGAGGCCATCGTCTGGGCGACCGACGACGTCGTTGCTCCCGGCAACCGTCTATCGCTGGTGGTCGACGTGACGCCGAAGCCCGACATGCACGTCTATGCGCCCGGGGATCACGCCTACCGGGTCGTTCGACTCCGCATGACGGGGCCCGACTTCCTGCAAAGCCACGATGTGACGTATCCGCCGTCGGGGATGTACCACTTCGAGCCCCTGGACGAGACGGTGCCGGTCTACGAGGAGACCTTTCGTCTCGTGCACGACGTGACGATTCCGATGCGGCCGGACATCGCCGAGATGGCGTCCGAGCCCGGTTCCACGGTACGCATCGAGGCGGTGCTCGAGTACCAGGCCTGCGACCACGAGATCTGCTATCTGCCGCAGGCGCTGCCGTTGAGTTGGGACTTGTCCTGGCGCGCGCTGATCCGCGACTAG